A window of Synechococcus sp. WH 8109 genomic DNA:
CTCCTCCTGATCAGGAAGCACCGGGGGTTTCACAGGGGATGCGGATGTCGGGGTCATGACAGATCTCTGGTGATCAGGCTGAGGCCCGTGGTGGCCGCCTCACTGAGGTTCGAAAGCAGCTCCGGAGCAAGGCCAAGCACCAGCACACCAAGGCTGAGGGCGATGGCTGGAGCCTGCTCCCGCAGCGCCACGCGATTGAGGATACGGGGATTCACCACCTCGCCGGGGGCGATCGCCAGGCGACCGAAGAAGGCACGGTTCACCAACAGCAGGAAGTACACCGCCGTCAGTCCCGATCCCACCATGGAAAGCAACGTGGCCAGGGGGAAGGGCTGCAGGCTGCCGCGGAATATCAGGAATTCAGAAATGAAGCCGGCCATGCCGGGAATTCCGGCACTGGCCATCACCCCGATGATCATCAGAGATCCGGTGAGCGGCAGGCCGCGCTGGGGGTTGAGCAGGCCACGCAAGACGTTGAGGTCGCGGGTACCGGTCTGGGCGTAAACGACACCCACCACTAGGAACAGCACCCCGGAGATCAGGCCATGGCTCACCATCTGGAACAGGGCCCCCATCAACCCGAGCGGCGTGGCGGCGGCGGCAGCCAGCAGCACGTAGCCCATGTGTCCAACAGAGCTGTAGGCCACCATGCGCTTCATATCGGTCTGGGCGATCGCGGCAAGGGATCCATAAAGGACCGAGATCGCAGCCCAGCCAGCCAGCCATGGAGACGCTAGCTGCCAGGCATCGGGGAACAAGCCAAGGCAGAAACGCAGCAGGCCGTAGGTGCCCAACTTGAGTAGCACACCTGCCAGAAGAACCGACACCGGTGTGGAGGCCTCGGTGTGGGCATCCGGCAGCCAGGTGTGGAAGGGGAAGAGGGGGATCTTGATACCGAAGCCGATCAACAGAGCACCCATCAGCAGCAGCTGGGCGGTCATGCCCAGTTCACCGGCAAGGATCGGCCGCAGGCTGAAGTCCATGGTTCCGGTGACAAAAGCAATGCCAAGGAAGGCACCGAGGATCAGCACGCCTGAGACGGCGGTGACGATCAGAAACTTCGTGGCGGCGTAGGCCCGGTTGGCGCCACCCCACACAGCGATCAGCATCCAGAGGGGGATGAGCTCCAATTCGTAGAACAGGAAGAAGAGCAGAAGGTTCTGGGCCAGGAAGGCACCATTCACCGCTCCGGAAATCACCAGCAACAGGGCGAAGTAGACCCGGGGGCGGTTTTCGATCGTGCGCGACGCGATGGCCGCCACAAGGCAGAGCACCCCATTCATCAACACCAGCGGCAAGGACAGACCGTCCAGCGCCAAGGCGTAATCCAGGCCGATGGCATGCACCCAGCGGGCCTGTTCCACCAACTGCAAACCTGCGTCGGCGGCATCGAAAGGCAGCAGCAAGGCAAAGCTCGCCAGACACTGCACCACCAGCAGCACGATGGACACATCGCGCAGGCGTGCACCGGACGGGGATCCCGGCCAGAGGATCAGAGCCAGAGCCCCGAGGAAGGGAATCAGAAGCAGGAGGGAAAGAAGCATCTCGGGGCGATCAGGTGAGGAACCAGCTCACCGCGGTGAGGAAAAGAACGATGGCCAGGAGCACCGTCAGCACGTACGACTGGCTCTGGCCGCTGACGCTGAGCTTGAGACTGTCGGCACTGGCCAGGGAGAAGCGAGCCACCCCGTTGAGAAGACCATCCACCACATTTCGGTCGAACCAGGACGCCAGGCGAGAGAAGCCAGCCACCACGTTGACGATGGTGAGGCGATAAAAGCCCTCGGTGTAGAAGTCGTAAGCCAGCAGGTCCTGCCACCAGCGCAGCACAGGATTCAGCGAGCGGGACCAGGCCTTGCTCAGAGGGAGAACGGCGCCAGCCAGCAGACCCAGCAGTCCGCTTCCCACCACCAGCGCTGCTGCCCAGAGCGGGAAGGCCAACAAACCATCGAGCGACTCAAGCCGCACCAGCAACAGCGGGGTGATCAGCACAATCACGGTGAGCGCCACCATCGGGAACGCCATCTGCCAGTTCACCTCGGCAGCCCGGCGGGACTTGATCAGGGAATTCCCCATGAACACATGGCGGAACACCCGCACCAGACCCATGGCGGTGAGTGCGTTGGTGAGAAGGAACACCGCCATGAACGGCACCGAGCGAACGCTCAGCAGTTCAATCGACTGGGCCAGGGCTAGGAAGCCACCCAGGGGCAGGAATCCCACCAGACCAGCACCACCCACAAGAAACGCAGTTGTGGTGGCCGGCATGCGGCTGCCCAGTCCCCCCAGCTCGGTGATGTCCTGACAGTTGGTGGAGGCAATCACACCGCCAATGCTCATCGACAGCAGCGCTTTGGACACGGCATGGGTGAACAGCAGCAACAAGGCAAGAACAGGGATCTGCAGCGCGATGGCGATGAAGACAAGCCCCATGTGGGCCGTTGTGGAATACGACAGCGTGCGCTTGATATCCACCTGAGCCAGAGCCACCAAAGAGCCACCGATCGCACTGATGCTGCCGATCACGAGCATCACACCGATGGCGATGGGCGAGAGCTGAAGGATGGGCATCACCTTCAGCAGCACGATGGCGCCGCAGGTCACCACCACCGAGTTCCGCAAAATCGAAGCAGGGTTCGGGCCCTCCATGGCTTCGTCCAGCCAGAGGTGCATTGGGAACTGGGCGCATTTGCCCGTTGGGCCAGCGACCAGGCCTAAACCCAACAGCGTTGCCGCCAACGGAGAGAGGGTGTCTTGAGCGGCCCAGGCATAAAGATCGTTGAACCCCATCACTCCGGAGTAGCTGCAGAGCGCCACCACACCCATCAGCAGGAGCACATCACCAACGCGCTTGGTGAGGAAGGCGTCCCGGGCTGCTGTGACGACCAGGGGTTGGGCATACCAGAAACCCACGAGCAGATAGGTAGAGAGCGTCAACATCTCCAGCAGGAAATAGCTCTGGAAGAGGGAGTCGCTGAGCACGACACCACTCATCGCCCCCTCAAAAAATCCAAGCAGGGCAAAGAAGCGGGCCAACGCCCATTCCTTGTCCATGTAGCCCAGGGAATACACCTGGGACAGCAAGCTGAGGCCCGTGATCAGTTCCAGGGCTACCAAATTTGTGAGCGAAAGACTGAAGCTGATATCCAGCTCCAGATCGGCCACAGTGAGCCACGGAAAGGCCAGATCCACTGGCCCTGATTGGTACACCTCCTGCAGGATCAGGCTTCCGTGAACGAAGGCCACCAGGGTCAGAAATATATTTAGATACGCCGCCGGTCGATGCGCATCACGCCTGAACCAGCCACAGGCCCACGGCAAAGAGACCAACATCCCGATGAACCCGTAGAGCGGGATCAACCAGGCGGTCTGCTGAGGTAGCGAAAGCTCCGGAGTCAAAACAGCGAGCGGAATGATGATCGAGCTTGTCGCTAGATGGCCGGCGAATCTAAGAGCCGGTCATCAGCAAAAGTGCTCTTTGTGAACGGCAATGAGGTGCTTTTGGTCCTTCAGCTGCGGCGGACTGCGCCGCTGCCGGCCAACACTGGTTCAACTTCGTTGTGGGGGCGAGCAATGATGTGCGCGGCAACGAGACCATCACCCACACGCTCGCAGGCATCAGCTCCGGCACGAACAGCGGCATTCACGGCACCGGTTTCACCACGCACCATCACGGTGACGTAGCCACCACCAACATATTCACGGCAGATCAGGGTGACTTCCGCAGCCTTGGTCATCGCATCGGCTGCCTCGATGGCGGGAACCATGCCGCGGGTTTCGATCATCCCCAGGGCCACACCGGGAACGATGGGGGAAGGGGTTGCAGCGGGTTTGGCCACAGCTGATCCGCCGCCGGTTCCGGTGTTGGAGACGCTGCTGCGACGCGTTGTTGTGGACGCGCGACGGGTGGTTGAAGCAGGAGCTGCCTTGGCGGGAGTAGAAGCGGGAGCAGGGGTGCTGGCCACAGGCTTCACATCCACGGTCTTGTTTGCTGCAGGGGTGCTGCGGGTGGTGCGACGACGGGGGGTGGGGGAAGGAGTGGCCATGGATTGGAAGGTGTGGAAGCGGAACGGAAACGGCAGAGGGAAATGAAGGATCCCTATCCGTCCGGATTCCAGAAATCGATGATTCCACCGATGGTGAGATCGGTGAGAACGGTGTTGTCAGGGCAGGCATGCCGGGCAGCTGAACCGCTGGCGGTGAACACCCAGTTGCCCTCACGGGCACCCACGGGGTCAACGGCAACCAACTTCTTGCCCTTGTTGTTCTTGAGAATGCGCAGGTGCATGTGATCCAAACCGGCAACCCGGTAGGAGCAGACCAGCGTTCCCATCACCTGCATGATTTCCATCAGCTGGCTTTGCCTCCTGCGGGTTTGCTGGGGCTGGGGGATGGAGAGGGAGCGGAGGTCTTCGGAGGGTCGGGTTCCCAGTGGTCAATGATCCCCACAATGGTGAGGTCACTGGGATAGGACTTGCTGCCGGCGGCTTCACGGGCGGCCGAGCTGCTGACGCAGATCACCCAGTCACCAGGTTTCGCACCCACCGCATCGACAGCCACCTTCTTGGTGCTGCCATCGAGCACCACCTGTAGGTGCTTGTGCTCGAAATCGGGGATCCGGTTGGTGGAAACGAGCGGCTTGACGACCTTGACGATGAGCATGATCAGTGAGCCTCCGGAAGTTGCGGGTCGAGGGTGGAACCGACGACCTCGGCCGGAGCCGTCTGGTTGCGGTCGCGAATGGTGAGACAAGTGTGGAGCAGACCCTCATGAACGAGGGCTGCGTAGCGATCGGCGATGGCCTGGTTGACCCGTTGGCAATCAGCAATGGCCCGTTCCCGAGCACCGGGCACCCGGCCGGAATAGTCGAAACGCACCACAACCGGAATCGGCAGATCCCTGGACACATTCAGACCCTTGAAAATTTTTACGCCCACATCGAGATCAGGGGCGCCCTCCTCGACGGTGTCGAGGTGAGCGAAATACGTGAGGTTGCGCAGATGCACCTCTTTGAAGCCGATGCCAACGCCAATGAAACGCTCTGCGTGTCCGGCATCGGGGTAAGTGCCACCGTGCAGATCCTGCACGTAATCGATCTGGGAGAAATTATTGGCGAGCAACCGGGTCAGGAACGAAACCATGCCGGCATCCATGGGGCCAGGAGCCGCGCTCTCAACAGCTTCGGCAACCTGTGCCATCGCTTGATCGGCACTCATCGATGCTGTTGCGGCATGCAGTTCCCTGGCACAGAGCCAACGGTCGAGCACCATTTCGCTGTCACGACTTGGGGGGTGCACCCGGATCGCGTCGGTGTCGGTGTCGAGGCCGATCAGCAGAAGATCAACGGAGGCACCGCAGCAGAAGCTGTTTTCCACCGACTCACGAAAATCGAGCAGGCGCTGATGACCTGCCGCTGCCGCCAGTTCGTCATTGCTGCCATGGGCAGCGCAGCCCTGGTGGGAAGGATCGAGGGAACTGAAGTGGTAAGTCACCACTTTCAGATAACGGGTCGGTTCCGTGGAGGGATTGGGTGAACCTTCGCGGTAGCGACGATGCTCGGTTTTGACCCAGCGGTTCACCGTGTTCTCCACGTCGAACATGGCACCAGCGTGGGAACGGCGACGCACAGCGCTGAAGGGAATGCGCAGGGCGTAGGCCACGGTGTGGGCCAAGCGACCATCGGCGCAGGGCGTCAGGTCGAGCAGATGGATCCCGCAGTCGAGCAAAAACTGTTCGAACTGTCTGGAGGCAGCACTGCCCGTGCCGGCATCCAGTGGGTCGTCCTGAAAAAAGCGATCACTAAACAGCCGGTGGCTTTCAAAGACACACCAGGCGAACAGGGCGCGCATGTCGAGGGGGCGAACCCAGGCCAGCTGCAGGGTGTGATCCGGCAGATCAAAGCCGAGTTCGGCCCGGCACAACCGCTGGGCTTGGGGAATGAAATCTGTTTCGTGCTGAAGCGCTGAGACCTGCTGGAGCAGGGGAACGATCCGATCAAAACGTCCCTTGATCTCCAACTCGTAAGCCTGAAGACGGGCGTTCGCCGCTGCATCCGTCAAGGGATGGCGCCGATGGGTGATCGGCAGAGAGCTGCGGCTCAAATTGAAAGGAACCGCCCGGGTGGCTGCCTTCTCACGTCGTACCCAGCCCGGCTGTGAAGGAGCGGGACGCTTGACGTCGTTGCTGGAGCGAATCCGACCACCGCCCACTGAGCCGCCACCCAGTTGAGCGGCCTTACCCGATGTGGTGAGGGCACGCCGCCTTTCCAGAGCGGCTTGGCGGGTGGAAGACTCCACCTCAGATGCTGTCTGAGCTAAATCAGATGTTGTGGCCAGCTGCTGAAGCTGGCGTCGAGTGGGTGCCGAGGGGGCCTGAGGTCGCCCGCCACGGAGAGGCTTGGAGCGAACCATCAGTGAATCAGCCCC
This region includes:
- a CDS encoding NADH-quinone oxidoreductase subunit M, with the translated sequence MLLSLLLLIPFLGALALILWPGSPSGARLRDVSIVLLVVQCLASFALLLPFDAADAGLQLVEQARWVHAIGLDYALALDGLSLPLVLMNGVLCLVAAIASRTIENRPRVYFALLLVISGAVNGAFLAQNLLLFFLFYELELIPLWMLIAVWGGANRAYAATKFLIVTAVSGVLILGAFLGIAFVTGTMDFSLRPILAGELGMTAQLLLMGALLIGFGIKIPLFPFHTWLPDAHTEASTPVSVLLAGVLLKLGTYGLLRFCLGLFPDAWQLASPWLAGWAAISVLYGSLAAIAQTDMKRMVAYSSVGHMGYVLLAAAAATPLGLMGALFQMVSHGLISGVLFLVVGVVYAQTGTRDLNVLRGLLNPQRGLPLTGSLMIIGVMASAGIPGMAGFISEFLIFRGSLQPFPLATLLSMVGSGLTAVYFLLLVNRAFFGRLAIAPGEVVNPRILNRVALREQAPAIALSLGVLVLGLAPELLSNLSEAATTGLSLITRDLS
- a CDS encoding NAD(P)H-quinone oxidoreductase subunit F, translated to MTPELSLPQQTAWLIPLYGFIGMLVSLPWACGWFRRDAHRPAAYLNIFLTLVAFVHGSLILQEVYQSGPVDLAFPWLTVADLELDISFSLSLTNLVALELITGLSLLSQVYSLGYMDKEWALARFFALLGFFEGAMSGVVLSDSLFQSYFLLEMLTLSTYLLVGFWYAQPLVVTAARDAFLTKRVGDVLLLMGVVALCSYSGVMGFNDLYAWAAQDTLSPLAATLLGLGLVAGPTGKCAQFPMHLWLDEAMEGPNPASILRNSVVVTCGAIVLLKVMPILQLSPIAIGVMLVIGSISAIGGSLVALAQVDIKRTLSYSTTAHMGLVFIAIALQIPVLALLLLFTHAVSKALLSMSIGGVIASTNCQDITELGGLGSRMPATTTAFLVGGAGLVGFLPLGGFLALAQSIELLSVRSVPFMAVFLLTNALTAMGLVRVFRHVFMGNSLIKSRRAAEVNWQMAFPMVALTVIVLITPLLLVRLESLDGLLAFPLWAAALVVGSGLLGLLAGAVLPLSKAWSRSLNPVLRWWQDLLAYDFYTEGFYRLTIVNVVAGFSRLASWFDRNVVDGLLNGVARFSLASADSLKLSVSGQSQSYVLTVLLAIVLFLTAVSWFLT
- a CDS encoding BMC domain-containing protein, coding for MATPSPTPRRRTTRSTPAANKTVDVKPVASTPAPASTPAKAAPASTTRRASTTTRRSSVSNTGTGGGSAVAKPAATPSPIVPGVALGMIETRGMVPAIEAADAMTKAAEVTLICREYVGGGYVTVMVRGETGAVNAAVRAGADACERVGDGLVAAHIIARPHNEVEPVLAGSGAVRRS
- a CDS encoding carboxysome peptide B, translating into MEIMQVMGTLVCSYRVAGLDHMHLRILKNNKGKKLVAVDPVGAREGNWVFTASGSAARHACPDNTVLTDLTIGGIIDFWNPDG
- a CDS encoding carboxysome peptide A, producing MLIVKVVKPLVSTNRIPDFEHKHLQVVLDGSTKKVAVDAVGAKPGDWVICVSSSAAREAAGSKSYPSDLTIVGIIDHWEPDPPKTSAPSPSPSPSKPAGGKAS
- a CDS encoding carboxysome shell carbonic anhydrase gives rise to the protein MVRSKPLRGGRPQAPSAPTRRQLQQLATTSDLAQTASEVESSTRQAALERRRALTTSGKAAQLGGGSVGGGRIRSSNDVKRPAPSQPGWVRREKAATRAVPFNLSRSSLPITHRRHPLTDAAANARLQAYELEIKGRFDRIVPLLQQVSALQHETDFIPQAQRLCRAELGFDLPDHTLQLAWVRPLDMRALFAWCVFESHRLFSDRFFQDDPLDAGTGSAASRQFEQFLLDCGIHLLDLTPCADGRLAHTVAYALRIPFSAVRRRSHAGAMFDVENTVNRWVKTEHRRYREGSPNPSTEPTRYLKVVTYHFSSLDPSHQGCAAHGSNDELAAAAGHQRLLDFRESVENSFCCGASVDLLLIGLDTDTDAIRVHPPSRDSEMVLDRWLCARELHAATASMSADQAMAQVAEAVESAAPGPMDAGMVSFLTRLLANNFSQIDYVQDLHGGTYPDAGHAERFIGVGIGFKEVHLRNLTYFAHLDTVEEGAPDLDVGVKIFKGLNVSRDLPIPVVVRFDYSGRVPGARERAIADCQRVNQAIADRYAALVHEGLLHTCLTIRDRNQTAPAEVVGSTLDPQLPEAH